Proteins found in one Vallitalea guaymasensis genomic segment:
- a CDS encoding penicillin-binding transpeptidase domain-containing protein, with amino-acid sequence MFRTKTHNRKRTFFICSVYVLLLFILCFRVGYIMICRADFLQEKAEELHNRERVIKAERGSILDRNGIPIAVNKSVTCVSVIHNQITDKEKVIEVLCDKLEMDYDLVKKKVENKVALERIKMNVEKEVADEIREYDLDGIIIDEDYKRIYPFSTLGSHVIGFVGKDNQGIIGLEVKYDKYLKGEVGMILTRTNAKGIEIENLAESRKDPVAGYHLVTSMDVNIQKYAEQALEKVLISKNANRGSIIVMNPQNGEIYAMANKPDFNLNEPFDLGDLQIESSEEQQKILNQIWRNYCINDTYEPGSTFKVVTASAGLEEKVVKLDDTFFCPGYSIVADRRIRCHKAGGHGSETFVQGVQNSCNPVFMAVAERLGVDKFLKYFDKFGLLTKTGIDLPGEAVSIMHKKANIGPVELATMSFGQSFQITPLQLVRAGSAVVNGGKLITPHFGVEILNQDGEPIETLKYDNSKTAISKETSDTMANLLESVVSEGTGRRCYVPGYKVGGKTATSEKLPRSSNKYISSFLGFAPADNPQVIALVLVDEPEGIYYGGTVAAPVIRELYENILPYMGINPKYVQRDFDEFKVGEITIPDLLGENIDEAKKILKDIELEIVNIGNGETITEQFPLPNDKVNRDSKLILFAD; translated from the coding sequence ATGTTTAGAACAAAAACACATAATAGAAAAAGAACGTTTTTTATATGTTCCGTCTATGTTTTGCTACTTTTCATATTATGTTTTCGTGTTGGTTATATAATGATATGCAGAGCTGATTTTTTACAAGAAAAGGCAGAAGAACTTCATAACAGAGAACGAGTCATAAAAGCTGAACGTGGTAGTATACTTGATAGAAATGGTATACCTATTGCAGTAAATAAATCTGTCACATGTGTTTCTGTTATACATAACCAGATCACTGATAAGGAAAAAGTTATAGAAGTTCTATGTGACAAATTAGAAATGGATTATGATTTAGTTAAGAAAAAAGTTGAAAACAAAGTAGCTCTTGAAAGAATTAAGATGAACGTAGAAAAAGAGGTTGCAGATGAGATAAGAGAGTATGACTTGGATGGAATCATCATTGATGAAGATTACAAAAGAATCTACCCGTTTTCAACTCTAGGTTCTCATGTAATAGGTTTTGTTGGAAAGGATAATCAAGGAATTATTGGTCTTGAAGTAAAATATGATAAATACTTAAAAGGGGAAGTAGGTATGATATTAACAAGGACCAATGCAAAAGGTATTGAAATTGAAAACTTAGCAGAAAGCAGAAAAGACCCAGTAGCAGGGTATCATTTGGTTACAAGTATGGATGTTAACATTCAGAAATATGCAGAACAAGCACTTGAAAAAGTGCTTATATCCAAGAATGCTAATAGAGGCTCTATCATAGTAATGAATCCTCAAAACGGAGAGATATATGCTATGGCCAATAAACCGGACTTTAATCTTAATGAACCTTTCGATCTTGGGGATTTACAAATAGAATCAAGTGAAGAACAACAAAAAATACTCAATCAAATATGGCGAAATTATTGTATTAATGATACTTATGAACCAGGTTCCACTTTTAAGGTGGTTACTGCTTCGGCAGGGTTGGAAGAAAAAGTAGTTAAACTTGACGATACTTTTTTCTGTCCTGGTTATAGTATTGTCGCTGATAGACGAATAAGATGTCATAAGGCAGGAGGACATGGTTCAGAGACTTTTGTTCAAGGTGTTCAGAATTCCTGTAACCCAGTTTTTATGGCTGTAGCTGAGAGACTGGGAGTAGATAAGTTCCTCAAGTATTTTGACAAATTTGGCTTGTTGACCAAGACAGGAATTGATTTACCAGGTGAAGCGGTAAGTATAATGCATAAAAAGGCTAATATAGGACCTGTTGAGCTTGCTACCATGTCATTTGGTCAATCTTTTCAGATAACCCCATTGCAGCTTGTCAGAGCAGGTTCAGCAGTAGTTAATGGAGGGAAACTCATAACTCCTCATTTTGGTGTAGAGATTCTTAATCAAGATGGAGAACCTATTGAAACCTTGAAATATGACAACTCGAAAACAGCTATCAGTAAGGAAACATCAGATACCATGGCTAATTTATTAGAAAGTGTTGTTTCAGAAGGTACAGGTAGAAGATGTTATGTTCCCGGTTACAAAGTTGGAGGCAAAACAGCTACATCAGAAAAACTTCCTAGAAGCAGTAACAAATATATATCTTCTTTCTTAGGATTTGCACCAGCGGATAATCCACAGGTCATTGCTCTTGTATTAGTTGATGAACCAGAAGGAATATATTATGGAGGTACTGTTGCAGCTCCTGTAATTAGAGAATTATATGAAAATATTTTACCATATATGGGCATTAATCCAAAATATGTCCAAAGAGATTTTGATGAATTCAAAGTTGGAGAGATTACTATACCTGATTTATTAGGGGAAAATATAGATGAAGCAAAAAAAATACTAAAAGATATAGAATTAGAGATAGTAAATATTGGTAATGGTGAAACTATAACAGAGCAGTTTCCGTTACCAAATGATAAAGTTAATAGAGACAGTAAATTAATACTCTTTGCAGATTAA
- the lgt gene encoding prolipoprotein diacylglyceryl transferase, translating to MNLAPDIIFPNLGIEINSIDPVAFSLFGLDVYWYGLIIGFGILAGLFVAVQLGKRNGIDEALYPDFLIYALIVSVVSARLFYVMFSWDEYKDNLVKIFAFREGGLAIYGGIIGAVITLIIFSKRKKVDFWNFADTAAPGLILGQIIGRWGNFVNMEAFGGYTENHLAMMLKTTKAKYIPAQLLDKIKTVNGVEYIQVQPTFLYESLWNLGVLVLLLIYFKRRKFNGEIFALYLLGYGLGRVWIEGLRTDQLIIGGSGIPVSQLLAGVLIVVSLVFIIIMRRKRTR from the coding sequence ATGAATTTAGCACCAGACATAATTTTTCCCAATCTAGGTATAGAGATAAATAGTATCGACCCGGTTGCATTTAGCCTATTTGGTTTAGATGTATATTGGTATGGTTTGATAATCGGATTTGGGATACTCGCAGGATTATTTGTTGCAGTTCAATTAGGCAAGAGAAATGGTATAGACGAAGCCTTATATCCTGATTTTTTAATCTATGCACTTATCGTATCAGTAGTTTCAGCTAGATTGTTTTACGTTATGTTTTCATGGGATGAATATAAAGATAATCTAGTAAAGATATTTGCATTCAGAGAAGGCGGACTAGCTATCTATGGAGGAATCATTGGAGCAGTAATAACTCTAATCATATTTTCAAAGCGTAAAAAAGTTGATTTCTGGAATTTTGCAGATACTGCAGCTCCAGGCCTGATACTTGGACAAATTATTGGTAGATGGGGTAATTTCGTTAATATGGAAGCATTTGGCGGTTACACCGAGAATCATCTGGCTATGATGTTGAAAACTACTAAGGCTAAGTATATTCCTGCACAACTACTTGATAAAATCAAAACGGTAAACGGTGTGGAGTATATACAAGTCCAACCAACATTTTTATATGAATCACTATGGAATTTAGGTGTTTTAGTTCTATTGTTAATTTATTTCAAAAGAAGAAAATTCAACGGAGAAATATTTGCACTATATCTTTTGGGATATGGTTTAGGAAGAGTTTGGATTGAAGGTCTAAGAACAGACCAATTAATAATTGGCGGTTCGGGTATTCCAGTTTCACAATTACTTGCAGGGGTCCTTATAGTTGTGTCATTAGTGTTTATAATAATCATGAGGAGGAAGAGAACAAGATAG
- a CDS encoding peptidoglycan D,D-transpeptidase FtsI family protein, with product MNNTKDYTYKAKRNLVFLFFIFITCILLLCFRVYSIVNAESLNYKKRVLSQQVNNSVRYNNLLEPKRGTIYDRNGRVFAESKKVYDLIFDPGVLAKCDEEDIDETINFLVNTYDFKEMDLKDLLKNRAFSNYEVLASNLNYSEIENEFDDIRKRKYKGLHLKEAYKRLYPNNNMLCDVLGFVDKGNQGRWGVEETYGNYLRGEEGREFGVINDGNYIENKYIEPKNGNDVVLTIDQTIQYYVEEAIKANLESNPKNVYVVATNPQNGEVLAMASYPDYNLNDPYDLTAYFTEEEIKNMPLEKRTEFLYGLWRNFNISDTYEPGSTFKPFVAAAAIEEKKVNLFETFHCSGSKKLYGHSISCWKSEGHGDLTVVGALENSCNVAFMDIGAKIGKDIFYEYQQLFGLGTRTNIDLIGEGDSEYYDLDGLGPVQLATCSFGQGFTITPLQLITSFGSLINGGYLYEPHMMKKIVNENGNVVKVNDDKRVRQVISSKTAQTIKEALHSVVENGTGKRVAIEGYDIGGKTGTAEKLPRSAEKYMVSFLGFAPVDNPKIALLVIVDEPESPKPTSIFAQNIFKSIMEKTLPYMNIYPRIEGEKQGNSTVDKPKVNADTTTDKKTEENIEPEI from the coding sequence TTGAATAACACGAAAGATTATACATACAAAGCGAAAAGGAATCTAGTTTTCCTTTTCTTTATTTTTATTACATGTATTCTTTTATTATGTTTTCGAGTATATTCCATAGTTAATGCAGAAAGCTTGAATTATAAGAAACGTGTATTGTCTCAACAAGTTAACAATAGTGTCAGGTATAATAATCTGCTAGAACCTAAGAGAGGGACAATATATGATAGAAACGGTAGAGTTTTTGCAGAGAGTAAAAAAGTATATGACTTGATTTTTGACCCAGGAGTATTAGCTAAATGTGATGAAGAAGATATAGATGAGACTATTAATTTTTTAGTTAATACTTATGATTTTAAAGAGATGGATCTCAAGGATTTATTGAAAAATAGAGCTTTCAGTAATTATGAGGTTTTAGCCTCTAATCTTAATTATAGTGAAATTGAAAATGAATTTGATGATATAAGAAAAAGGAAATATAAAGGACTTCATCTAAAGGAAGCATATAAGAGACTATATCCTAATAATAATATGCTATGTGACGTATTAGGATTCGTGGATAAGGGTAATCAAGGTAGATGGGGTGTTGAAGAGACTTATGGTAATTATCTGAGAGGAGAAGAAGGTAGAGAATTTGGTGTTATCAATGATGGTAATTACATAGAAAATAAATACATAGAACCTAAAAACGGTAATGATGTAGTACTTACCATAGACCAAACTATTCAATATTATGTAGAAGAAGCTATAAAGGCTAACTTGGAAAGTAATCCTAAAAATGTATATGTAGTTGCTACTAATCCACAAAATGGAGAAGTACTTGCTATGGCTAGTTACCCTGATTATAACTTGAATGATCCTTATGATTTGACTGCATATTTTACTGAAGAAGAAATTAAGAATATGCCTCTAGAAAAAAGAACGGAATTCCTTTATGGATTATGGCGTAATTTTAACATTAGTGATACTTATGAACCCGGTTCAACTTTCAAACCATTTGTGGCTGCAGCAGCTATAGAAGAAAAGAAAGTGAATTTATTTGAAACATTTCATTGTAGTGGTAGTAAAAAACTTTACGGGCATAGTATTTCATGTTGGAAATCTGAAGGACATGGAGATTTGACGGTTGTAGGGGCACTAGAAAATTCTTGTAATGTAGCTTTTATGGATATAGGAGCGAAGATAGGTAAAGACATATTTTATGAATATCAGCAGTTATTCGGATTAGGAACAAGAACTAACATTGATTTAATAGGTGAGGGAGATTCAGAGTACTATGATTTGGATGGACTTGGACCTGTTCAACTAGCTACTTGTTCTTTTGGACAAGGTTTTACTATAACTCCACTTCAATTAATAACATCTTTTGGTTCATTGATTAATGGTGGATATTTATATGAACCTCATATGATGAAAAAGATTGTCAATGAAAATGGTAATGTTGTAAAAGTAAATGATGATAAACGAGTAAGACAAGTCATATCATCAAAAACAGCTCAGACAATAAAAGAAGCTTTACATTCTGTTGTTGAAAATGGTACAGGTAAGAGAGTTGCTATTGAAGGATATGATATTGGGGGTAAAACAGGTACAGCAGAGAAATTACCTAGATCAGCAGAAAAATACATGGTCTCATTTCTAGGATTTGCACCAGTGGATAATCCAAAGATAGCGTTGTTGGTAATTGTAGATGAACCTGAATCACCAAAACCAACAAGTATATTTGCACAGAACATTTTTAAGAGCATAATGGAAAAGACACTTCCATATATGAATATCTATCCTCGTATAGAAGGTGAGAAACAAGGAAATAGTACAGTAGATAAACCAAAAGTCAATGCTGATACAACTACTGATAAGAAGACCGAAGAAAATATTGAACCCGAGATATAA
- the rsmH gene encoding 16S rRNA (cytosine(1402)-N(4))-methyltransferase RsmH yields the protein MAFQHKSVLLEECIEGLNIKPNGIYIDGTLGGAGHSYEICKKLNKDGLLIGIDQDENAIDASTKKLAEYKGIVKIHRANFSEFESVLNEEEIPKVDGILLDLGVSSHQLDTAERGFSYMKEAPLDMRMDTRQTTTAADIVNNYDEEELYKVIRTYGEEKWASRIVKNIATARQEKPIETTLELVDIIRKSIPNKAMQKGGHPAKRTFQAIRIELNEELNVLKDTLNDMIDRLNDGGRLCIITFHSLEDRIVKRAFKDNFDPCTCPPDFPICVCNKKSKGKIITRKPIIATEEELSSNSRSKSAKLRIFEKVEVK from the coding sequence ATGGCATTTCAACATAAGTCAGTACTATTAGAAGAATGTATAGAAGGACTTAACATTAAGCCAAATGGTATCTATATTGATGGAACTCTTGGTGGAGCAGGACATTCTTATGAAATATGTAAAAAACTTAATAAAGACGGATTGCTAATAGGTATTGACCAAGATGAAAATGCTATTGATGCAAGTACGAAAAAGCTAGCAGAATATAAAGGTATTGTTAAAATTCATCGTGCTAATTTTTCAGAATTTGAATCAGTCCTTAATGAAGAAGAGATTCCAAAAGTAGATGGTATCTTATTGGACCTTGGTGTTTCATCACATCAGCTTGATACTGCGGAAAGAGGATTTTCATATATGAAGGAAGCACCTCTTGATATGCGTATGGATACAAGACAAACAACTACAGCAGCTGATATTGTAAACAACTATGATGAGGAAGAATTATATAAAGTAATCAGAACATATGGAGAAGAGAAATGGGCTTCTAGAATTGTCAAAAACATAGCAACAGCTAGACAAGAGAAACCTATAGAAACTACATTAGAGTTAGTTGACATCATTAGAAAATCAATACCTAACAAAGCTATGCAAAAAGGTGGACATCCTGCCAAGAGAACATTTCAAGCTATTAGGATTGAATTAAATGAAGAATTGAATGTATTGAAAGATACATTGAATGATATGATAGATAGACTTAATGATGGAGGAAGATTATGCATTATAACATTTCATTCATTAGAAGATAGAATTGTTAAAAGAGCATTTAAGGATAATTTTGATCCTTGTACATGTCCTCCAGATTTTCCTATATGTGTGTGCAACAAAAAATCAAAAGGTAAGATAATAACTAGAAAACCAATTATAGCTACTGAAGAAGAATTAAGTAGCAATAGCCGATCTAAAAGTGCTAAGCTTAGAATATTTGAGAAAGTTGAGGTGAAGTAG
- a CDS encoding GyrI-like domain-containing protein, with protein sequence MKYEWRKTEKNLYVPKAEPQLVTVPEQKFFMISGKGNPNSEEFAEKIGVLYSMAYAVRMMPKKGYTPEGYFEYTVYPLEGVWDLTEQGKLSDSLDKDELLYTIMIRQPEFVTREVVDIALENVKKKKPHPLLDEITFDTMEDGLSVQMMHVGSYDDEPETFRQMKDFIEENDLEIKTLRHREIYLSDVRKTEKSKLKTVLRYRVQNK encoded by the coding sequence ATGAAATACGAATGGAGAAAGACAGAAAAAAATCTATATGTTCCTAAGGCTGAACCACAATTAGTAACTGTACCTGAACAAAAGTTCTTCATGATAAGTGGTAAAGGGAATCCTAATAGTGAAGAATTTGCTGAAAAAATCGGAGTTCTATATTCTATGGCATATGCAGTAAGGATGATGCCTAAGAAAGGTTATACTCCCGAAGGGTATTTTGAGTATACTGTCTATCCCCTTGAAGGTGTATGGGATTTGACAGAGCAAGGTAAACTAAGTGATAGCTTGGATAAAGATGAATTATTATATACCATCATGATTAGACAACCTGAATTTGTGACTAGGGAAGTAGTTGATATAGCATTGGAGAATGTCAAGAAGAAGAAACCACACCCTTTATTAGATGAAATAACTTTTGATACTATGGAAGACGGGTTATCTGTTCAGATGATGCATGTTGGGTCATATGATGATGAACCTGAAACTTTTAGACAAATGAAGGATTTTATTGAAGAAAATGATCTAGAGATAAAAACACTGAGACATAGAGAGATTTATCTTTCTGATGTAAGAAAGACTGAGAAATCAAAATTGAAGACGGTTTTGAGATATAGGGTGCAGAATAAATAG
- a CDS encoding sensor histidine kinase, protein MKIWFKLYLFSIILFSLIFWITVFVIIETFHNNTLTQQVTNSLNEHQNIYNGINMDIPAYEKLQRYSRDTLSSTQTLVSSFNVYASNYNSDNFYLELYNDKQEVIFSNTNFIDNISREDLNNLKPNTRQYIIKDIGDRSYIFISSILKFSDDNYYFSYIYDLTNIYDERSEQYNFTLKLYLCFLVVFMFLMFIISNFLTKPLSKLTQATIKITKGKYSERVSVRSGDEIGILADNFNHMADEISTKIDKLQEQNNEKQRFIENLTHELRTPLTSIIGYADYLQRSKYDEKVFYEGLEYIHKEGQRLQQLSFKLMDLLLIKKDSFEFQKYGIKDICSQSIGTLRPKILEKSIDIELIGDDFECYMEQDLMQVFFINFIENAIRASYEDSRIIISIDSNNQQVTITDYGIGMDQENIDKIFEPFYMIDKSRTRSENGAGLGLALCTKIAEFHHIKIDVVSELNKGTSIVLTFNNNQGGNQDA, encoded by the coding sequence CTTAATGAACATCAAAATATATATAATGGTATAAATATGGATATACCAGCCTATGAAAAACTACAAAGATATTCTAGAGATACTCTGTCCAGTACTCAAACCCTAGTATCCTCATTTAATGTATATGCTAGTAATTATAATTCTGATAATTTTTATCTGGAACTCTATAACGATAAACAAGAAGTTATTTTCAGTAATACAAATTTCATTGATAATATATCTAGAGAAGATCTTAATAATCTAAAACCTAATACCCGTCAATATATAATTAAGGATATTGGGGATAGAAGTTATATCTTCATATCCAGTATTCTAAAATTCAGTGATGACAACTATTATTTTTCATATATCTATGATTTGACTAATATTTATGATGAGCGTAGTGAACAATATAATTTTACGTTAAAACTATATTTATGCTTTTTGGTTGTATTCATGTTTTTAATGTTTATTATTAGTAATTTCTTGACTAAGCCTTTATCCAAGTTGACGCAAGCTACAATAAAGATTACCAAAGGTAAATATTCCGAAAGAGTGTCAGTCCGTTCTGGGGATGAGATAGGTATATTGGCTGATAATTTTAATCATATGGCAGATGAGATATCCACTAAAATTGACAAGCTGCAAGAACAGAATAATGAAAAACAGCGTTTCATTGAAAATTTGACACATGAACTTAGAACTCCACTTACATCTATAATAGGTTATGCAGATTATTTGCAGCGTTCAAAATATGACGAGAAGGTATTCTATGAGGGATTAGAATATATTCATAAGGAAGGGCAGAGATTGCAGCAATTATCTTTTAAACTTATGGATCTATTACTGATAAAAAAAGATTCATTTGAATTTCAAAAATATGGAATCAAAGATATTTGTAGTCAATCCATTGGAACTCTAAGACCAAAGATCTTAGAAAAATCAATTGATATAGAATTAATAGGCGATGATTTCGAGTGTTATATGGAGCAGGATTTGATGCAAGTATTCTTTATTAATTTTATAGAGAATGCAATACGTGCATCATATGAAGATTCAAGGATAATCATATCAATTGATAGTAATAATCAACAAGTTACCATAACAGATTATGGTATTGGAATGGACCAAGAAAATATTGATAAGATTTTTGAACCCTTCTACATGATTGATAAATCAAGAACCCGTTCGGAGAATGGAGCTGGATTAGGACTTGCATTATGTACTAAGATTGCTGAATTTCATCATATCAAAATAGATGTAGTGAGTGAGTTGAACAAAGGAACTTCTATAGTGTTGACATTCAATAATAATCAAGGAGGTAACCAGGATGCATAA
- the ychF gene encoding redox-regulated ATPase YchF has protein sequence MKLGIVGLPNVGKSTLFNSLTKAGAESANYPFCTIDPNIGIVTVPDPRLDELTKLYDSKKTIPAVIEFVDIAGLVKGASKGEGLGNKFLSNIREVDAIVHVVRCFEDTNVVHVDGSIDPIRDIETINLELIFSDIEILDRRIAKTTKSLKGDKSLAKEIEVLKKLKEELEEGKSARNVEFNSEEDIKFAQSLNLLTYKPVIYGTNVTEDDLPDDGASNPYVQLVKEFAKEEASEAFVICAKIEEEISELDDDERAMFLEDLGIKDAGLEKLINASYSLLGLISFLTAGEKETRAWTITKGTKAPGAAGKIHTDFEKGFIRAEVVKYEDLIACGNYTAAKEKGLVGVEGKEYVVQDGDVMLFRFNV, from the coding sequence ATGAAATTAGGAATTGTAGGATTACCAAACGTTGGTAAAAGTACGTTATTCAATTCATTAACTAAGGCTGGAGCAGAATCTGCTAACTATCCATTCTGTACTATTGACCCTAATATAGGTATCGTTACAGTCCCAGACCCAAGACTTGATGAATTAACTAAATTATATGATTCTAAAAAAACTATACCTGCAGTTATAGAGTTTGTTGATATCGCCGGATTAGTAAAAGGCGCAAGCAAAGGCGAAGGACTTGGTAATAAGTTTTTATCCAATATAAGAGAGGTAGATGCTATAGTTCATGTAGTGAGATGTTTTGAAGATACTAACGTAGTTCATGTAGACGGTTCTATCGACCCTATAAGAGATATTGAAACCATCAATCTTGAATTGATCTTCTCTGATATTGAGATATTAGATAGAAGGATAGCTAAGACAACTAAATCTCTAAAAGGAGACAAATCCCTTGCAAAAGAAATAGAAGTCTTAAAGAAATTAAAAGAGGAATTAGAAGAAGGTAAATCAGCAAGAAACGTGGAGTTTAATTCTGAAGAAGATATCAAATTCGCCCAATCCCTTAATCTTCTTACATATAAACCTGTTATCTATGGGACTAACGTTACAGAAGATGATCTTCCAGATGATGGAGCTAGTAATCCTTATGTACAATTAGTAAAAGAATTCGCTAAGGAAGAAGCTTCTGAGGCTTTTGTAATATGTGCTAAGATAGAAGAAGAGATTTCTGAACTTGACGATGATGAAAGAGCAATGTTCCTAGAGGACCTTGGCATAAAAGATGCAGGTCTTGAAAAATTAATAAATGCAAGCTACAGTCTTCTTGGTCTTATCAGTTTCCTTACTGCTGGAGAAAAAGAGACAAGAGCTTGGACTATTACAAAAGGTACAAAAGCTCCTGGTGCAGCTGGTAAAATCCATACCGACTTTGAAAAAGGATTTATCCGTGCAGAAGTAGTCAAGTATGAAGACCTTATCGCATGTGGTAATTATACTGCTGCAAAAGAAAAAGGATTAGTTGGAGTTGAAGGTAAGGAATATGTTGTACAAGACGGAGATGTAATGTTGTTCAGATTCAACGTGTAA
- a CDS encoding Spo0E family sporulation regulatory protein-aspartic acid phosphatase — protein sequence MQNYNIEQLREILDEMIACKADQQEIYRVSVELDKLIESYYVKANMTEKQYSKINN from the coding sequence ATGCAGAATTACAATATTGAGCAGCTAAGGGAAATTCTTGACGAAATGATCGCTTGCAAAGCTGATCAGCAAGAAATTTATAGAGTCAGTGTTGAACTCGACAAACTTATTGAAAGTTATTATGTTAAAGCAAATATGACAGAAAAACAGTACAGTAAAATAAATAATTAA
- the mraZ gene encoding division/cell wall cluster transcriptional repressor MraZ, protein MFIGEYKHSIDDKGRLIVPAKFRALLGETFYLTKGFDNCLMVYTEEEWNKFIEKLNNNPMKKKDARRIQRFFIASANECNLDKQGRILIPSHLREYSVLEKEVILIGVSNRVEIWSKENWEDYNADEDIDISELAEDMEDLDI, encoded by the coding sequence ATGTTTATAGGCGAATATAAACATTCAATTGATGATAAAGGAAGATTAATAGTACCTGCAAAATTCAGGGCTCTACTAGGCGAGACTTTTTACCTAACCAAAGGATTCGATAATTGTTTGATGGTATATACAGAAGAGGAATGGAATAAATTTATCGAGAAGTTGAATAATAACCCTATGAAGAAAAAAGATGCAAGAAGAATACAAAGATTCTTTATTGCTTCAGCTAATGAATGTAATCTGGACAAGCAGGGAAGAATATTGATACCATCACACCTGAGAGAATATTCAGTGCTTGAAAAAGAAGTCATCCTGATTGGTGTTTCCAATAGGGTAGAGATTTGGTCTAAAGAGAATTGGGAAGATTATAATGCTGATGAAGATATTGATATAAGCGAATTAGCAGAAGACATGGAAGACCTAGACATATAG